The window AATAACCGACGGCCTTCGTCAGCCCTTTGAGCACGGGGGCCAGCATCTTCAGCGGACGGTAGGGCGAACTTTTGGGCGGCATGGCGAGGTATTGCCCGTCCTGGGTCAGCCATTGGGCCAAGGCCAAGATGAACAGCGGGTTTCCGTCGGGATGGGGAAATTGGGGGTTGGCGAAGTACGAGGTCCCCAACACCACCAGCCGGAGGTTCGGCACCGAACGTTGGGGCGCGCGAAAGGTCACCGTGCTTCCTTCCACCACGGCGGCCAGGGTGAAGGGCCCGCGACGGGAGGGGGACTGGGATTGGCGTTGCGCCAAAAGGCTCGGCGGGTCGACGTTGTAGGCCCCCTCCCAGACCCAACTTTTTTCGGAGGAACGGGCGAGCGGGGTGAAGGCGAGGGGCGCGCCGTCGCCGAACGAAGGGGACACCGCGTTCGCGTAGGGGAAGGCCAAAACGTCCAGGTTCCGAACGGCGACGTGGTCCTTGTTGAGGTTGTTCGCCATCACAAACGGCCAATAACTGACGTAGTAGGCGTTTTCCCGGCTTTGCATGACGATGTTTTGGCAGCGCTCGTCCAAAATGAATTCACGGTCGACATTCACGCCGTAGTGGGCCAGATAGGATTCCAGCCCCGTTTCCTGGGCGATGCTTCGAAAGCTGTTGGGCATCACCACGCGGCGGTTGAGCGCCACCACCACCGGCACCCCGGAAGAGATGTAGCGGTCCAGCGCGTCCAGCTCGTCGTCGTTCAGTTTGTTTTGGGGGCCCAACAGGAAGATGGCGTCGGGCCAGATTCCGGGATCGTCCTTGAGCGAAAGGCGCGTCGGTTCCACGTGGAATTCTTCGAAAAGGCGGGCCGCCGGACCCTGCTTCATATGCTGGGGCGACACCTCGTTGTGGTTGGAAACGAAGAAAAGGGTTTTTTTCTTTTTCTGGCTCATCACCCGCAGGCGGCTGGCGATTTCGTACTCCAAATTGTTGGCGTTTTTGACAAAGGGGATGACGTCCTGTTGATCCTGGTAAAAGAGGACCAACCCCAGGAATCCTTCGCGCACCTGAAACTGATCGGAGGCCATTTGGGTGAAGCGCGCGGATTCGAGACCCAAGCGGGCGAGATCGGACACGGAGGCGTCGGAATTGTCCGGGGTGACGGTTTCCACCGTCCATCGTCCCCGCGAAGCCGCCCGGAATTCGCTCAAGAGGTCGCGGATGTATCGGCCCTGGGTCTCGTAGGGTTCCGGAAGGGCCGGTGTGCGGACGTATTTGACCACCACCGGGTCGGGCAGGGACCGGACGAGCTCCCGGGAGGCCCGCGAGAGGGAGTAGCGGTTGTCGGCGGTCCAGTCGAAGCGGGCGAAAACGCGGTCGGCCGCGATGTTGACGCCGGCCAGGATCCCCCCCAGCAAAAGGAGGCCCGAGCCCGACACCAGGCTCAGCCGTCTTTTCCGTTCGCGGAGGGGGTCTAGCGCCATCGTCGGCTGTTGAAACTGGCCAGGGTGCCCGCGAGCGCCAACACGGTGCCCGAGAGGAAGTAGAGGACGTCGCGGGTGTCCACGATCCCCTTGAGAAAGGGTTGGTAATGGCGGTCCACCCCGAAGTAAGACAGGAGTCGACCGGTCAGTCCGGGCAGGTACTCCGCGGATTGCCCCACCAGGAAAAAGACGAAGCAAAGAAGAAAACCCAACAGGAACCCCACAACCTGGCTGCGGGAAAGGGACGAGGCGAAAAGCCCCAGCGCGCTGTAAAAGATCCCCAGGAGGAGCGCCCCCAGGAAACCGCCGGCCGCTTGCCCCAGGTCCGGCGGACCCAGGACGATCAGCAGAGCGAGGTACACCAAAGACAACCCCAACAACACCCCCCAAATCGCGAGGGCGGCGCCGAACTTGCCCAGCACGATTTCGGCGTCCTCGAGCGGCAGGGTGACGAGCGTTTCCACGGTCCCGGTTTTGTATTCCTCGGCGAACAGGCGCATGGTGAAAGCGGGCAGGAAGACGGCCAACAAAAGGGGCAGGGGCGTGAGGAATTCATCGAGGGACGCCTGCCCGACAAGGAACAGGGACGCCGTGAAAAGCCAACCCATGATGACGAAGAAAAGCACCAGCGCGATGTACGGGGTGGGGGAATTGAAAGACTCTTTCCACTCCTTGCGGGTCAAGAGAAGGGCGCGGGAGATTCTCACGGCGTCACCGTCAGTTGGCGGAAAATGTCGTCCAGGGTCGCGGTTTGCCGCCGCAGCTCCATCAAAGGCCACCGCCGGTCGGCGCAGAGGCGGGCCAAATCTTCCCGCGGGTCGCGGGTCCCCGTCAAAAGGAAACCCGGGCAGCCGACTTCCGCCTCGTCCCGTTTCTCGACGGCGGTCACGCCCGCCAGACCGGCCAGCGCTTCCGCGGCGGCGGCGGGGGCCTTGAGGCGGACGTAAAAACTTTGCGCCCCGGCGAGACGGTCCTGCAATTCGGCCACGGTGCCCTGGGCGACGATTTGGCCCTTGTGGATGATCAGCAGGCGGTCGCACATCCGCTGGGCTTCGGGCAGGATGTGGGTGGACAACAGGACCGTCTTCTTTTCCTTCAGACGCAAGATGAGGTCCCGAACGTCCTTTTGCTGGTTGGGGTCGAGGGCCGAGGTCGGTTCGTCCAGGATCAAAATCGGCGGGTCGGCCAGTATGGCCAGGGCCAATCCCAGCCGCTGGCGGTACCCCTTGGACAGTTCACCGATGTCCTTGGACACGACGTCCCGCAGGGCGCATTGGTCGATAACTTCCCTCAGGCGGGCGTCGATGCGCCCGGGGGGAATCTCCCGCAGGTGGGCGAAGAGTTCCAGAGCCTCCCACACCCCGAGGGATTCGTAGAGGGGGTTGGTCTCCGACAGATAGCCCACGCGGCGGCGCGTTTCGAGGGCGTCGGCCAGGACGTTCACGCCGTCGAGGGTGACCGTCCCGGCGGTGGGGGGCAGGTAGCCCGTGAGCACGCGCAGGGTCGTGCTTTTGCCCGCGCCGTTGGGGCCGAGCAGGCCGACCACCTCGCCGGGGTTGACCGTGAAGGACACCCCCGCCACGGCGCGGGTGGGACCGTAATCTTTAATGAGTCCTTGGACGTTGATCATGAAAAAACGATTCTAGAACACGCTCAAGGGGCTCGCAAGTCGTCGGGCCATTCGGCGCACAGCCGACGCAAAAGGGCTTCGGAGCCGTCGCTGATGACGGTGAAATAAGCGGGGCCGCGGTGTTCCTGGACCACCGCCATCCGTCCCCGGGGGACGGCGAGACGCACGGGTTTCTCCGTACGGAAAAAAGACACCACCGTTAGCCCGTCGGTGTAGGTCCATTGCGTCACCGTCACGCCCTGGGTTTGGAAGCGCCGGTCCCTTTTCAAGACGAACCCGCAGGGCAGGGCGCGCGGGGCGTCGACCCCGGCCGGCGCGTCGGCGGCGGGGGTTTCGGATTCGGCGGCCACCTCGAACAGGCGCGGGTTTAGCCCGGGGGCGGCCTCGAACCGAACGAAGCGGACCATCGACGCGTCCCCGGGATCGGGGCCGTACCGGCGCAACGCCAGGACGACGCCGGCGTCGTCGTCCACCCACCAACGCTCCCGGGGTTTTCCTTCCGTCAGGGGGGTCAACTCCACGCTCCAAACGGCCCGATCGGCCACGCGGTCCCGCGTCGGCGCCGAGACGCGGTAGTTGCTTTGAAACAGGGTCCATTCTTTGTCGGGGGACAGGGCGGGCTGGATCGGTTTGGAGCGGGCCCGACGGCCCTCGGGCTTCAGCAGGTGCTCCACGCCCTTCGCCCCCACCACCACGCGTCCCACCCGTCCCGCCGGGGTGAGGTATTCGTAGCGATAGGTGCCGCGGTCTTGGACGTAGACGCGGGCTTCTTCGGCGCGGGCGCCGGCGGCGGACCAATGGGTGATGGTGATCTCGCCTTGGTAAGGCGCGCGCGGTCCCTCGAAGGCCCGGCGGACGAGGGCGCCCCCGTCGGGTTCGGCGGCCCGGAGGCCCACGGCGGCCAGCAACAGCAGGCCGCTAACGCGAGTCAGCGTCGTCATTGTAAGAGGCCCAGCGCACGGCGTCGTCCTCGTAAAAGCCGCTCACGGGCATCGGCCGTTCGGCGGCCGAGGCCGCGTGGGCGGCCATCAAGGGTTCGAGGTCGATCGCCGCCGGCACCGCGACGTCCCGTTGCAACACCCAGGCGGTCGCGACGGCCAACGCGGCCGTCGCCAACCCCGCCGCGAACCACCGGGGGCTTCGCGCCGGGGGGATCCATCGCCGCCACAGGGGCGGTCGGCTCCGCCGCGCCCAGGAGGCGCGCAAGGCGGCCGGCAGGGGCCGTCGCGGGGCCTCCGCCAGTCGGGCCTTGAGGGACCGCAACGCCGCCACTTCGTTTCGGCACTCGGCGCACCCGGCCAGGTGTTCCTCAAAAAGAACGCGTTCATCGTCCGCGAGGGCGCCGTCGACAAAGGCCGAGGGAAAGGACCAGTCCGGCGGGTGGATCACCGGGCGGCCTCGGCGCGGTACCGGTCGAAATAGGCCCGCAGCAAACGGCGGCCCTGGTGCAAACGCGAACGCACGGTGCCCAGGGGGCAGTCCAGGATCTCCGCCAGGGTCTCGTAGGAATGGCCCTCGATGTCGCAGAGGGTCACCGCGGCCCGGTACACGGGGGGCAGTTGCCGCAAAGCGCGGCGCACCCAGCTGTCGCGTTCCCGGTCGAGCAGGGCGTCGACGGGGTTGGGGTCGTTCCCCCGGAACTTTTCGACCAGGGGGGTCTCGCCGTCGGGGAGCGGGGCGTCGAAGGAGACCGCGTTCCGCCGTTCGTAACGGCGCATGTTGTCCATAAAGACGTTGTGCAGAATGCGTCCGGCCCAGGCGTCAAAGGGGCGGCCGGGGTCGTAGCGGTCCCGGGCGGCGAAGGCGCGGGCGAGCGCCTCTTGAACCAAATCGGAGGCGTCGGCCTCGTTGCCGGCGAGGCGCCAGGCGAAATTGTAGAGCTTGTCGCCGTGGCGCTCCGCGAGGGCCCAAAAATCTTCGGGGGTCAAGGGGCGGGGTGTGTCGGTTGAAAACGATGGGTCGAGGGCGATGTTGAGCGCTCCGGTGTTTGTCATGGGGCCGTCCTTTTCCGTCGATCGCGATGGTGTGGCCGTTCGTTATTTCCTACGGGCGGGCCCCTGTTTGGTTCGAGAATTTACAATATTGTTACATTATTTTAAGGGAATGATCGGCGTTTCAGGCATAGGATTACGGCGTGTTCTCCCCTATAGTTTATAGGAAGACGACCGCCTTTTGTCTATCGGTGGCCTATGCGTTGTCGAACGTGGTTTTCGTCCACAGTGCCGAGTCCCGGTTTTGGGCGGACCGCCAACGCGCGCGGCGTTCCGATCAATCGGACCCCCGGGGTTGGCTGGCCCAGGCCGGGCCCGCCGCCTTGCCCAACGCCGCCTTGCCCCGCGTCGCCGCGGTGGAACCGGGCGCCGCGGCGCGGTCGGCGCGGGAGGAGCGCCTTCCGGAACGTTTGTCGCCGGACCACCGCCGCTGGTTGGCGGCCGTTCCCGCTGCCCGGGCGTCGTTGAGGCGGGTGACCTTGCCGCCCCAGGCCCCGCGCGGCCTGGTGATCCATCTCCAGGATGTGCACCACCACGTGGAAGCCCAAAAAAATCTGGGCGGGACCGTCGACGCCCTCCTCGCCGCCGGGGGGCGGCGTTCGCCCTGGGTGGCGTTGGAGGGGGCGTTTGGTCCCGTGGACCTCTCCGTGCCGAGGGCGTTCCCGGACCCCGCGGCCCTGGCCGCCGCCGCGGAGGAAATGCTCCTGCAAAACGAAATTTCCGGTCCGATCCAGGCCCTTTTAACGCGGGCGGGGCCCGCGCCTTTGGTGCTGGGAATCGACGACCCTGCCCATTACGCGGCCAACGTCGAGGCCTACCGTCGCGCCCACCCCCGATTGGCCGCCGAAAAAGAGCGGCTGAGCCGGGCCCGCGCCGCGCTCGAGGATGAAAAAGCCAAAACGGGGAACACGGCTCTCCTGGATTTCGACCGCCGGGCCCGCGCCTATCATGGGGGCGCGACGCGCTTGGGGGCCTTCGCCCGCTCCCTGGCGCCTCTGCCCAAGGGCCGTCACCCCGCCCTAGCGCACTTCCTGGACACTCTGGCGATGGAGGACGCCATCGATTTCGCCCGCGTGGAGGCCGAGCGCGGCCGGGTGTTGGAACGGCTCGCGCGGTCGCTCTCGCCCGAGGACACGGCGCGGTTGGTGGCCCAGGGGGTGGCCTATCGGTCGGGCGAGTTGAGCGCCGCGGATTTCTATCTTTCACTGGATGAACTGTGCCAAAAGGCCGGGGTGGCTCTGTCGGGCACCCCGGCCTTCGCCGATTACCTGCGCTACGTGTTGCACGCCCACCGGATCGACGCCGAGGCGTTGTTCGAGGATTTACGGGTGCGGGAAGAGGCGGTCGTCGAGGGGCTCTTGTCCACGCCCGTCGAACGCCGGCTTTGGGAGGAATCCGGACGCCTGGCCCTGGAGGAAAAACTCGCCGACTTCTCTTTGACGCCGGAGGAATGGGCCGGGCTGGCGGCGAAGGGGCCGGCGCGATCGGCCGTTTTGGCGTACGCCGAACGTTTTTACGTCGAAGCTCAATCCCGGGACGAGGCCATGGCCGCCGGGATGTTGAAAAAATTGGCCGATGCCCCCGAGGCCCTTTTGGTCACCGGGGGCTACCACGCCCGGGGATTGACCGAACGCCTGACGCGGGCGGGGTACGCCGTCGCCTCGGTCGTTCCCAAACTCACCAACATCGAAGGGCCCCAGGGCGCGGCCTATTTGGCGGTCTTCGCCGAGGAAAAGACCCCCCTGGACCGCTTGTTCGAAGGACCGAAACTTTTCCTCGCCGCGCCGCCGGCTTCGGACGAGAGTCTGGCGCGCACGGAATTGACCGCGGGCGCCGTCGCCGTCGGCGGCGAGCCGGACGGCGCGCTGCCCGGTCCGGTGCGCGACCACTTGAAGCGGACGTTCACGGTCATTGACGGCGGACGGAAGGGGGGGGTGTCTTCCGTCCGCGTCCGTCATCGGGGACGGACGATCGTCGCCTCCTTCGACCCCACGAAACCCGGGGGGCGCAAGGCCCGTTGGGGGCTTGTCGGGCGGGCGCGTCCCACCCGCGAAGATTTTCGCCGCTGGACCGGGCGGATCGGTTCCCGCGCGCGGAATCTCCTCCGGGGGGCGTGGGGGGCACCGCCGTCCGTGGCGGTCGTTTCCCCCGCCGCGGTGCGCCGTTTGGACCCCCGCGCGGTGTTCATTGATTTTGATTTGACCCTTTGGGCGGGTTACCCCTTCGACCCCCAGGCGAATTTGTTCGTGGACCGGTTGTTCAACGGCGACCCGGCGAAACGCGCGCCGATGGCGCGTTTCCTGAAACGGATCTCGGGTTTGGGCGAAGCGGATAAATTGGCCGCGCTTCGCAACGATCGCGCGCTCGGTTTCCCCCCGATGGACGCCGCGGCCTGGACGGCGGTTTATCGGGAGGTCCGGGCGCTGATCAAGGCCCGTATTGAATCCAATTTCGATCCCCGTTTGGTGCCCGGCGCGATGGAATTGCTCCAGGCGGTGAAAGCGTCGGGGCGGCCGGTGTTCGTCCTCACGGGCGGCAACGCCGCGGAATGCCGCGCCCGGGCGGAACGGCTGGGGCTGGCGCCGTTCCTGGACGGGTATTTCGGGGACGGGGACAAAGCCGCCCGTTTGGCCGAGGCCCTGAAGAAAGAAAATTTGGCGCCGCACCAGGCGCTGATGATCGGCGACGCCCCCTCGGACATGGAGGCCGCGCGGTCCCAGGGCGTTCTCGGGGTGGGGTTGGCCCTGGAGCCGGCCGATGACGTTCTATTGAAAGAGGCCGGCGCCGGGGTGCTGGTGCGCCGCGCGTTCAACGATCCGGGCGCCTTGCTCGGCGTTCTCAAACTCGAAACCCCGCCGACGGTCTTTCCCGCCCGCGCGGGGATGCGGACCGCCGTGGGCACCTACGCGCCGCTGTTCCAAATCCGGTCGGACCGGGATTGGGGCATCGGCGATTTCGGGACCGCCGCGCGGACGGCGGAACTGCACCGGGCCCTGGGTCTCACGCTTCTTCAAATCGAACCCTTGAACATGTCCTCCGCCGGAAACTCCCCCTATTCCGTGGCCAGCTCCCGGGCCATCGAGCCGAACCGGATTGACGTGGAGGCCGCCGTCGCGCGTTTCGCCCCCCAGGGCGAAACGGCCGCCTGGGTCGCCGCCGCGGAGATCCAGCGACGGATCGCGGCTCTCCGCGCTTCCCCGCGGGTGCGCTACGCGGAGGTGGACGCCCTTAAGCGCGAGGCCCTCTCCCGGCTTTGGGCGGAGGTGAAAGACACCCCCGCCGTGCGCGCCGCGCTGGCCGAATTTCGGGGCGCCAACGAAGCGTGGCTGACGGACCACTTGCTTTACGTGGTATTGAAAAGGCGCTTCCTGGCCGAACCCCCGGGCGCGGCGGCGGGCCCGATGTGGGACTGGCGCAACTGGCCGGCGGGCCTGCGGGACCGGGACCGCGGCGCCCTCCGCCGCGCCCGCATCGATAACCGCGAGGCGCTCGCTTTCGAAACGTTTCTCCAGTTCCTGGCCGCGGATCAACGCCGACGGTTCGTGGACCAGTCCCGCCGCCTGGGGGTCGAGGTGATGTTGGACATTCCCTTCGCGCTGGACGGGGCCGACCTGTGGATCCACCCGGAAGTTTTTGGGTTAAAAAAAAGCGACGGGTACCGGCGATCGGTCACCCAGGGGGTGCCGCCCGAGTCGGCCTACCCCGCGGGCCAATACTGGCAATTTTATCCCTTCGACTGGTCGAACCCCGCGAGCGCCGATTTTATAGACGAATTGCTGCGGTTCAACCAGCGGTGGGCCTCCTGCGTGCGCCTCGACCACGTGTTGGGCTACTATCGCTCGTACTTGTTCAGCGAAGACGCCCGGGGGCGATTGACGTTGGAGAGCCTTGGCCTTTACCGCGCCCTGCGGGAATTGCAGGAACGCGGCCGCGCGGCGGGGGACGACGTCAAGCGCGCCGCGGTGGACGAAGCGCGCCGGCTCCTGCTGGAAAAATTCCAAAGGTTGGACCGGGGGACGCCGGTCGAAGACAATTCCCTGCCGGCGGTGCTGCGGGGCCGGCTGTTCGGCGCGGACGGCGCGTTGACGCCGGACGCGGCCTTGATCGTGGCGCGGTCGGCGGACGGGACGCCCCCCGGCGGTTCCTGGAACCGACAATACGTCGTTGAAAAAGCCGTTTTTGAAGACCGGCCCTGGTGGGATTTCCTGCGGCTCACGCCCCGGTCCGACGGCGGGGACGGGGGATTCCTCTGGGAATACCTTTTCGGGTCCGGCGGCGACGTGCGCCCCACGGACAGCCTGCGCCCGGCCGCCTTCGTCCGCGCCCCCGGGGAAGAAATTCTTTCGCGCCTTCTGGCCACGGCCCAGGCGAACGGAACCCAGCTCGTTTGGGAGACCCTCGGCACCGTCCCGCCCGGCGTGCCCGAGTCCGTGCGGCGTTTGGGCGGCACCGACTATCTGCCGGTCATTTACGGCGAAAACCCCGGCAGCCTTTACCACCCCACCCGTCACACGGCCAACGCCTACGTGACGATGGGTCTGCACGATTCCACCACGCTCCGGCACCGCTGGGAAAACGAATGGTCCGAAGCCGACCGGCGCCATCTCTGGGGACTGATGCGACCGGACCGCGCGCCGCCGGAGGATTTGCGATCTTTCACCCCCGACGTCCGCGACGGGTTGATCGCCCTGGTGATGAAATCCCCGGCCCGCATCGCGGCGCTGACGTGGACGGATCTTTTGGGGCTGGGCGAAGAGCACCGCATCAACGCCCCGGGGGTTCAGGACGGCCAATGGACGGGCCGCTGGCCCTTCACCGTCGAGGAAATGGGCCGGGTCCTCGCGACGAACGACGCCGACCACCCCGCCCACGGCGCCCTCACGGCCCTGCCGCGTCTCGTCGCCGAAGGGGGGCGGCACCGCGGCGCGGCGCCGCCGACCGGGCTGCTGCGGACCGACCCGGAGACCGATGGGGTTATGGTTCAAATTCGGCCGTTCGGCCAACCCTTCGTGATCGACGCCTACGTGAACCGCCCGGGCGGGGTCCCCCGCTGGCGGGTTCAAGACCCGGAGGGCCGAACCCTGGCCGACCTCCCCCTGAAGGGGGGGGATTCTGTCGGGTCCCTTGTCGGGGGCACGCCGCCCGGTGTGACCCGGTGGCGAACCGAATGGCGGGCGCCCCGCCCCGGCGATTACACCTTCACCGTTGAAATCGACGGCGCGACGTCGGCGCCGGGGCGCCTGCGCGCGGTCCCCGTGGGCACCGATTTGAATCCGCTCTCCCCCGGCTACGGGCAACACAAACCCTCCCTATTGGCCCGATTGGGGCGGGGCGTGGTTTCGTTGTTGGTGGTTTTGTCCCTCGGGGTCGGGTCTTCGTTTCCCGTCGACGCCCGGGAGGAACGAATTTTCGCCGAACAGGGTTGGACGGTGTTGGGGGCTGAAGATTCGGGTCCCGGCGCGCGGGCCATTCGGACCCCGGCGGGGGCGTTCACCGAGCTTAAGATCCTGAAGGGGAAGGTGCAGGTGGGGTCTATCAAGGGGAATGGGTATTTTCGCTTGACCCCGCCCGACACCGTTTGGGGAACCAGTTTCGTGACCCCCGGTTATTGGGCCGACGGACGCCAGCACATCACCCTCATCACGGACGCGACCTATTCGACCGACGAAGAGGGCCGCCTGACGGTGAAGGGGCGGCTGGATTCCCCCCACGTGAGCGCCAACGATTGGACATGGACGTTTCGCCCATCGGACCCTTCGGGAGGGGTGGAGACCGGACTCGCCTTTACGTTGAAGGCGAACCGGGAATTCGCTCTGGACCCGGATCGCGCGGATTCGGGCGAGGCGATGAAAATCGCCCAATTCAGCTCCATGAACATCGGCAGCGACTGGGACGCCGACGGCGTGACCGCCGGCGACCGGTCCGGTTCGCTGGCCCGCGCCGACGCGCGGGTGTTCGATTGGCCCGTCCCGTTGGGGCGGGGCCAGGAGGTGGTGTTGGCCAACGACGGCCTCTCCCGTCCGCGCCAAACGCCCACCACTTTTTTCCGGGTTGATAAATCGCCCGGCCCCCTTCTGGTTCAAGGGTGGGTGACCCGTTCGAACGACCCCAACGATGACAACGTGGGCGTTTGGCTCGCCTGGGACGGACGGGGCCAAACCCGGTTCCGCCCGGGGGACGTCATTGGGGGTCCCGTTGAATTGATCGCGGGCGCCCGCCCGCCGGGGGACCCCCCAACCCTCCCGCCGGCCTCGGGTTTTTCATCCATCGACGAGGCGTCTTTCCGGCGCGCCCAAAAAAGCGTCGAAAGCATGGGGGAATTTCTGCGGGATTATTTCGCCGCCCGCGGTTTCGCGCCGCGCGCGGAACATGTCCTCCGGGGGATCGCCGAGCATTACACCGCTCCACGCGCCCCCCACCGTCCCTACGCCGACCTCGCCGCCGAATTTACGCCGGGCCGGCTGGATTCCATGGTCAAAGCGGGGGAACTCCGACGGCTTCCGCCGGGTGGGAGTTGGATTCCCCCGGACTGGGAATGGAAAGGTCGGCCGATCGGGCGGTGGTACGCCGTGTACGTCGCCGGGGCCTTGGAAGGCGCGGGGGTGTTGGCCCTGGCCGCAAAAGGATTCCCCCTTTTGTTGGCGGCCTTGGCCCCCGGCCTGGGCGATTCCCTGGTGTTTGATGTTTTGAGGACGGTGACCGCGGGGGGAGGGGCGTGGGCGCTTTTTCGTTATTTGCATTGGCCTCTCAATCGGGACGCCTTGTCGAACGCTTCCGTCGTAAAACTGGGGGCCGCGATGTTTCTCGCGGGCGTTTTGGCGGGGTTCCCGTGGTGGGAGCCATTGGCCGGGAACATCTTATTCGGCGCGTTGCTGGCCTTTGTTTCCATCGAGCATTACCGGGAAAATTTCAAGATCTTTTCGGAAGTGAAACCGGCAACCGGAGGCGCGGAGGAGTCCCCGGTCCCGCGGGTTCGGCCACGCGACCCCATGGAAGTCTTGCGGGGCCTGACCGAAACGGCCCCCCCCGGTTGGGGGTCCTGGCAGATCCTTCGGGGAAAGGATTCCGTGGTCTTGCACGCCTACGTCGAAGCCTTCGGGCGTGAGCCGGTCAATCAATTTGAAATGAAAGTCCGACTGGGCGCCGTGGACGATTGGGGCGGGACGTGGAACCGCGTCCAGGAATTTTCCATGACCGACCCCTTGAAGGGGGCCTATTGGCGGAACGGGGAGGCGTTTTTCTCGACCCGCCTCCAGGTCCCGCCCGGGAAATACGAATACGAATTCCTCCTTCGGAAATATCCGACGGGTCCCTGGATCAAGGAAAAAGGGAAAACGCGCG of the Elusimicrobiota bacterium genome contains:
- a CDS encoding zf-HC2 domain-containing protein; translated protein: MHPPDWSFPSAFVDGALADDERVLFEEHLAGCAECRNEVAALRSLKARLAEAPRRPLPAALRASWARRSRPPLWRRWIPPARSPRWFAAGLATAALAVATAWVLQRDVAVPAAIDLEPLMAAHAASAAERPMPVSGFYEDDAVRWASYNDDADSR
- a CDS encoding ABC transporter ATP-binding protein, producing the protein MINVQGLIKDYGPTRAVAGVSFTVNPGEVVGLLGPNGAGKSTTLRVLTGYLPPTAGTVTLDGVNVLADALETRRRVGYLSETNPLYESLGVWEALELFAHLREIPPGRIDARLREVIDQCALRDVVSKDIGELSKGYRQRLGLALAILADPPILILDEPTSALDPNQQKDVRDLILRLKEKKTVLLSTHILPEAQRMCDRLLIIHKGQIVAQGTVAELQDRLAGAQSFYVRLKAPAAAAEALAGLAGVTAVEKRDEAEVGCPGFLLTGTRDPREDLARLCADRRWPLMELRRQTATLDDIFRQLTVTP
- a CDS encoding ABC transporter permease subunit; translation: MRISRALLLTRKEWKESFNSPTPYIALVLFFVIMGWLFTASLFLVGQASLDEFLTPLPLLLAVFLPAFTMRLFAEEYKTGTVETLVTLPLEDAEIVLGKFGAALAIWGVLLGLSLVYLALLIVLGPPDLGQAAGGFLGALLLGIFYSALGLFASSLSRSQVVGFLLGFLLCFVFFLVGQSAEYLPGLTGRLLSYFGVDRHYQPFLKGIVDTRDVLYFLSGTVLALAGTLASFNSRRWR
- a CDS encoding sigma-70 family RNA polymerase sigma factor, which translates into the protein MTNTGALNIALDPSFSTDTPRPLTPEDFWALAERHGDKLYNFAWRLAGNEADASDLVQEALARAFAARDRYDPGRPFDAWAGRILHNVFMDNMRRYERRNAVSFDAPLPDGETPLVEKFRGNDPNPVDALLDRERDSWVRRALRQLPPVYRAAVTLCDIEGHSYETLAEILDCPLGTVRSRLHQGRRLLRAYFDRYRAEAAR
- a CDS encoding GldG family protein, producing the protein MALDPLRERKRRLSLVSGSGLLLLGGILAGVNIAADRVFARFDWTADNRYSLSRASRELVRSLPDPVVVKYVRTPALPEPYETQGRYIRDLLSEFRAASRGRWTVETVTPDNSDASVSDLARLGLESARFTQMASDQFQVREGFLGLVLFYQDQQDVIPFVKNANNLEYEIASRLRVMSQKKKKTLFFVSNHNEVSPQHMKQGPAARLFEEFHVEPTRLSLKDDPGIWPDAIFLLGPQNKLNDDELDALDRYISSGVPVVVALNRRVVMPNSFRSIAQETGLESYLAHYGVNVDREFILDERCQNIVMQSRENAYYVSYWPFVMANNLNKDHVAVRNLDVLAFPYANAVSPSFGDGAPLAFTPLARSSEKSWVWEGAYNVDPPSLLAQRQSQSPSRRGPFTLAAVVEGSTVTFRAPQRSVPNLRLVVLGTSYFANPQFPHPDGNPLFILALAQWLTQDGQYLAMPPKSSPYRPLKMLAPVLKGLTKAVGYFLVPVLIVLAGLLHWRHRRTVRAEVRRWMEEGTGRA